From Hydrogenimonas thermophila:
TGTAAATGGATCAATTTCATCAGTTAAGATCCCACCTTTTGTTACTTCTGCCTTTGTGTATCCAAAAGTTCCTGCTGGAGCAAAAGCATAAGATTTAATCAGAGAGAGTCTCTGCTTTTGTGGTTCTGTCATTGCATTGTATGAAATATTTGGAAGTTCCAACGCATCAAAAAAAGCTTTTACAAAACGTTTTGGAAGAGGAATTTGTAATGCTGATGTTTTTTTTGAAGATTTAAAGAGTGATTTTAGCTTTATACCAGGCAAAAAATCTATTGTTATCTTTCCTTGATTCCAGTAAAGAGACGCATTAAGGACTACCGGACCACTAATACCTTTATGAGCAAATAGCATATCTCCGGTTAATGTTCGTCTTCCAACCGTAATAGCAACAGCAACAGAAAGACCGCTAAGACTTTTCATCCATACCTGTTGGGGCTGAAGCGTCAAACCTACAAGAGCAGGTCTTGTTGGAATAATGTTATGCCCAAAAGATTCAGCTATCTTATAGCCTATACCACTTGCACCAACAGTTGTAAAACTTAGCCCTCCGGTAGCAACCAAAACCTTTTTTGCATAAAAAGAGCCTTTTGAGGTTTTAATAGAAAAAAGATCGCCAAATTTTTCTAAAGCCTCAATCTCTGCATCATATAAAAAATCTGCTCCATTGCAAGAGTGCAACAATAGATCAATAATCTCTTTTGCACTATTTGGACAAAAATATTGACTCTCTTTACGTACAACAGGCTTTAAACCACCATTATGTAAAAAATTGAGCAATTCTTCATTGTCAAACTGCTCTAAAACGGTAGATACAAATTGATTTTTGCCAAGATAGTTAGAAGATGAGAGATGTTTGTTGGTAATATTGCATCGCCCACCACCAGATATAGCTATCTTGGCAGCAGGCTTTTTGTTGTGTTCAACTATTAATACTTTTCTTCTCTTTAGATTAGATGCAGCCATTAATCCAGCTGCACCGGCACCTAAAATAGCTACATCATAAATAGAATTAATATCGACGACCACCACTACTTCTGTTACGACTGTTTCTTCCACTACTGCGGCGTTTGCGGTTTCCACTCTTTTTAGATTTTTCAGCCATACCGCTTATCTCCATCAATCTCTCAACCTCTTCTTGACTAAACCCAATGCCTTTACTCTTTTGAGAGATAAGTCCATTATCAAGAATTAAAGAGATAAGCTTATAAGCTACTTTTTGCGGTGACATCTCATTTTCAAGAACTTCATAAATTTTAACAGCCTCTTCGTTAAGATCCTGAGCACGCACACTCTCTAAAAAGCGTTCAGCAAGATCTTCAGCCGAATCACCACCTTCATCAACAAAGCCATACTCCATTTTGGTACCAACTTTTTGACGAATACGCTCTAACTCTTTAAACTCCAATGGTGTAACAAGTGTAATGGCTGTACCTTTCTTGCCGGCACGCCCTGTACGACCAATGCGGTGAACATAACTCTCAGGATCAAATGGAATATGGTAGTTAAATACGTGACTTACATTCTCGATGTTAAGCCCTCTTGCCGCAACATCAGTAGCAACAAGTACATCTATATCTCTACCTCTAAATCCTTTAATTACCTCCATGCGCTCACGCATCTCCATATCGCCGTGAAGACCTCTGGCATTAACACCTTGTGCTTGCAAAAGCTCAACAACACGGTCAACTTCACGTTTCATACGACAAAATACTATAGATTTTTCCGGCTCCTCTTTATCTAAAAGCCGCACAATTGCATCATCTCTGTCTTTCTCTTCTATAACGTAGTAGAGTTGGCGAATATCTTTATTTGTTGTCTCTTTTTTAGTAACTGAAACAAACTTTGGCTCATGAAGAATGTGACGAGCCAAATCTTTAATAGGTTCAGGCATTGTAGCTGAAAAAAGAAGCGTTTGACGCTGTTGTGGAAGATAACTGAAAATCTCTTTAATATCATCCAAAAAGCCCATATCAAGCATCTCATCTGCTTCATCCAAAACAACAATAGATGGATTAAAATCCTCAAGTTTTCCAGAACTCAGCATATCTAACAAACGTCCCGGTGTTGCTACAACAACCTGTGCTCCACGACTGATGAGATCAAGCTGTCTGCGGTAACTCTGCCCACCATAAACACTAACAGTACGAATACCTGCAAAACGTCCAAGACTGAAAAGCTCATCACTTACCTGTGTTGCTAACTCACGAGTAGGAGTTATAACTAACAAATCAACTCCATTTCGCCACTCTATGTTATTTAATGCAGGCAATCCAAATGCTGCTGTCTTACCAGTCCCCGTGTGAGCCTGCCCAACAACATCATGCCCTTCCAAAATCAAAGGGATCACCTTCTCCTGAATTGGACTAGGCACTTTAAACCCCATTCGATCAATAGCACGCATAATAGGCTGTTTAAATCCAAAATCGGAAAAACTTACTGAAGGTTGCTCTTCTAGTTTACTCTGTTCAATTATCTCTTGTTCCATGAAAGTTTCACTCTTTATATTAAATATTTACCGAAGGCACGCAAATAATGCTCCCTAGCTATGTGCCCTCAGCAGTTGACTATCTGGTAAATATACGGAAATGTATATTTGAGATAGACGTTGAAGAACTGACCATCTTTTAAATGGTCAGGCGTTAGGATAGTGGCATTATAGCATAATGAAGAGTGAGAAATTGGAGACTATTACTTTAGAGTAACCATTTGTGACCAAAGTTCTGACTGAAGTAAAATCTTTTTAACTCTCTCTTGCCAAAGCTCTCCAAATTGTTTTTTATCTTCTGGTAAGGCATTGCCTTGCATTATCTTTTGCATAAGCTGTTGCTGTTCAGGAGAACCAGGGACTATAGAAGGATCATAACTTAACTCAACACTATCGTTTGTATCTAGTCTTGTCAATCGCACCTCTTTTTCCATATTAACACCATAAAAAAGACGGTTGTTTCGAGCCATTTTCCCATTAAGTCCTTTAAAACCGCCCTCATTGGCAGCTCCTGTAACTAAACCTATGCAACTTCCAGTAACTCCGGTAACTCCCTCGTCAAGACTGCCTTTTAATTCAACTTTAACATTTCCTCTGACAGGAAGTTCATCTTTATAAAGCTCTTTTAAACCAATTTTGCACATTAGCCACGCACCTGCAACAGTAGGGCAAGAGTGTCCTGCAAGCTTAACCATATCAATATAGTTATAAGTGATACTACCATTATCTATGGCACCTAAAACATCAGCTAGTGGGTCAATGGTTTCAATCGGTTCTACTTCATCAAAAAAAGCCGGGTAGTTCATAGCATTCCTTTATCTTTAAGTGAATTATAAATTTTTGCAGCACCAAAGAGATTGGCACCAAACAGAAGAGACTCTACAAGTAGCACCAATGCTGTAAATTTCCAAAAAAGCGGGGAAAAGATAGCGACAATTAAAGTTCCTAGTAGTAACCAATGCAAGTAAAGATGCCATTTTGTTCTTTTTGCTTCTATAATGTCACCCATCATAGGACACTCAAGCACCCCTTTTGCATTTAAGTGAAACCACACCAAAAAAGGAATAATTTTATAACTCATTGCAAAAATTATGCTCATTACAAAGTAACCAAAGAGCAATCCTGCAAAATCAAAAAATCTACCAACTTCTGTAAAAGTAGAGATAAAAGCAAATAGAACAGATAGCGCTAAAGAAGATAGCCCTGTTCGCCAAAGCCATACAGTTGTATCTGCTACAGGTCTTTTACGCTGAGTTAAACGTTTAAGCGTAACTAGAGCAAATGTCAGCAATAAACCACCTATTATATAATCAAAAAAAACTACAATATTTTTATTCAAAAGATAAAAAGGAACTTGTAAAACTAAAATAGAAAGAGTTAAGAGTGGAAACCATTTACTAATTACATTAGGGTAAGGAGGTGTAACATAAAACATCTCTATTACCTGAAAAGCTACTGCCATTATTAGAAGAGTTATCCACCCAAACAGCATAAAGTGCATGTGAATTGTACGCAAATCTAAAATGCTTAAACCTAGGTCAACTCCCATAAATGATAGTGTTGAAAGCAGTGCAAAAAGTAAACCAAAACTAAACCCGACTAATGCAGTTATCATTCCTGTTACTGAAGCTGTCTTGTTCTCAACACGCAAAAGATTAAAAAGCATCAGTGCAACAATAAAAACTAAAGATACTAAAAGCAACGCTAAAGCTGGATGTAACAGAGCCATCTTTTCAAAATAGAAGGCAGATGAGAGCATCAAAGTTCCCAATACCATAAAAAGATGGATCCACTTAGAGTGAAAAAGAGGGTTTTTAATAGTAGCACCAGCAATTACAGGAAGCATTTGAAAGAGTGCTCCAATCATTGCCATACCTGCAATTCCCAATAAAGTTAGATGGACTATTGCTACTGTTTGAGGAGCATCCCAAAACATTATGGATGCTGAATCTGCTCCAAATATAGCTAATGCAGTTAAAACACCAAAAAATGGAATAGTTAAAAAGAAGCGTAAGATTACACCAAAAGGAGGTGCCTGATCAAGCGAAAGTCCTTGATTAAACATTGTTCAACTCCTGCAACATTTTATTTAAATCTAATGCAGGATTTTTTGTAAAGAGAATATGCCACTCCCCTTCTTCTGTTTCACAAGCATCAAATCTTATGCCTT
This genomic window contains:
- a CDS encoding NAD(P)/FAD-dependent oxidoreductase; the protein is MEETVVTEVVVVVDINSIYDVAILGAGAAGLMAASNLKRRKVLIVEHNKKPAAKIAISGGGRCNITNKHLSSSNYLGKNQFVSTVLEQFDNEELLNFLHNGGLKPVVRKESQYFCPNSAKEIIDLLLHSCNGADFLYDAEIEALEKFGDLFSIKTSKGSFYAKKVLVATGGLSFTTVGASGIGYKIAESFGHNIIPTRPALVGLTLQPQQVWMKSLSGLSVAVAITVGRRTLTGDMLFAHKGISGPVVLNASLYWNQGKITIDFLPGIKLKSLFKSSKKTSALQIPLPKRFVKAFFDALELPNISYNAMTEPQKQRLSLIKSYAFAPAGTFGYTKAEVTKGGILTDEIDPFTMQSHLVDGLFFAGEVVDVTGELGGYNFQWAFSSAVVAARGINFQLTSY
- a CDS encoding FmdE family protein; translation: MNYPAFFDEVEPIETIDPLADVLGAIDNGSITYNYIDMVKLAGHSCPTVAGAWLMCKIGLKELYKDELPVRGNVKVELKGSLDEGVTGVTGSCIGLVTGAANEGGFKGLNGKMARNNRLFYGVNMEKEVRLTRLDTNDSVELSYDPSIVPGSPEQQQLMQKIMQGNALPEDKKQFGELWQERVKKILLQSELWSQMVTLK
- a CDS encoding DEAD/DEAH box helicase gives rise to the protein MEQEIIEQSKLEEQPSVSFSDFGFKQPIMRAIDRMGFKVPSPIQEKVIPLILEGHDVVGQAHTGTGKTAAFGLPALNNIEWRNGVDLLVITPTRELATQVSDELFSLGRFAGIRTVSVYGGQSYRRQLDLISRGAQVVVATPGRLLDMLSSGKLEDFNPSIVVLDEADEMLDMGFLDDIKEIFSYLPQQRQTLLFSATMPEPIKDLARHILHEPKFVSVTKKETTNKDIRQLYYVIEEKDRDDAIVRLLDKEEPEKSIVFCRMKREVDRVVELLQAQGVNARGLHGDMEMRERMEVIKGFRGRDIDVLVATDVAARGLNIENVSHVFNYHIPFDPESYVHRIGRTGRAGKKGTAITLVTPLEFKELERIRQKVGTKMEYGFVDEGGDSAEDLAERFLESVRAQDLNEEAVKIYEVLENEMSPQKVAYKLISLILDNGLISQKSKGIGFSQEEVERLMEISGMAEKSKKSGNRKRRSSGRNSRNRSSGGRRY